The proteins below are encoded in one region of Enhydrobacter sp.:
- the mfd gene encoding transcription-repair coupling factor produces the protein MSSLAERLAVLHRKAGRWTIAGLPEGADALVLSEIVRTTGGQDILHVARDGQRLERLQDGLRFFAPGREVLVFPAWDCLPYDRLSPHPDIVAERLETLARLAAPRKPGAPARVILASAGAVLQRVPPHNLYAEAATVLRKGQTVEVASLTKFLGENGYGRADTVMEPGEFAVRGGLVDLFPPGTPEPLRLDLFGDTLEAIRSFDPMSQRSTGERDLVVLLPVSEVLLTRDSIARFRSGYRELFGNVAGEDVLYEAVSAGQRHVGMEHWLPLFHERMETILDYCPGAIITNDHQLREALEARHELIVDYYEARQKTGAKGGMSGGADYKPMPPERLYLKPSQWEALLENHSVVQFTSFDAPPEAADAIDLGGRRHDGFAKARTTQGVNLFDEVAEHIKAANESGRRVLIASYTEGSAARLQHLLQEHGATTPVPVNDYATVLGLPPGAVGVAVWPLEHGFILDGLEVVGEEDILGDRLSRPARKRRPSERFIAEASALSDGDLVVHREHGVGRYEGLVTLEIQNARHDCLRLTYEGGDKLFVPVENIDVLSRYGNAEEGAQLDRLGGVAWQSRKARLKQRIADMADRLIRIAAERAVQRGETMSPPEGLYDEFCARFPYAETDDQLQAIADVIDDLGSGKPMDRLVCGDVGFGKTEVALRAAFVAAMSGKQVAVIGPTTLLARQHHRTFVERFEGMPLRIGRLSRLVSAKEAKETKAGLKEGTVDIVVGTHALLAKSIEFKDLGLLIVDEEQHFGVAHKERLKELRADVHVLTLTATPIPRTLQLALTGVRDMSLIATPPVDRLAVRTFVTPFDPVTVREALLREQYRGGQSFYVCPRIEDLAGVAEQLRELVPEIRMGMAHGRLSATAIENTMQDFVDGKFDVLLSTNIVESGLDIRNANTMIIHRADMFGLAQLYQLRGRIGRGKTRAYAYLTVPPGRALNEAASKRLEVMQTLDTLGAGFQLASHDLDIRGAGNLLGEEQSGHIREVGIELYQQLLEEAVASARGRAQEAARAEWSPQLNLGIPVLIPEEYVADLSVRMGLYRRLGSLTSQDDIDAFAAELVDRFGKMPPEAEFLLKTVSLKLLCRAASVEKIDAGEKAVVFSFHDNRFPKPDRLIGWIQKNAPLVKARPDQRVIVQRVWPDERQRLSGVTGIVSAMAKLAA, from the coding sequence GTGTCGTCGCTTGCCGAACGTTTGGCCGTGCTGCATCGCAAGGCCGGCCGCTGGACCATCGCCGGCCTGCCCGAGGGCGCCGACGCGCTGGTGCTGAGCGAGATCGTGCGCACCACCGGCGGCCAGGACATTCTGCACGTGGCGCGCGACGGCCAGCGGCTCGAACGCCTGCAGGACGGGCTGCGCTTCTTCGCACCCGGGCGCGAGGTGCTGGTTTTCCCGGCCTGGGACTGCCTGCCCTATGACAGACTGTCGCCTCATCCGGATATCGTCGCCGAGCGGCTGGAGACACTGGCGCGGCTTGCGGCGCCGCGCAAACCGGGAGCGCCGGCCCGGGTGATCCTGGCCTCTGCCGGCGCGGTCCTGCAGCGGGTGCCGCCGCATAACCTCTATGCCGAGGCGGCGACGGTGCTGCGCAAGGGACAGACCGTCGAGGTGGCCTCGCTCACGAAGTTCCTGGGCGAAAACGGCTACGGCCGGGCCGATACGGTCATGGAGCCTGGCGAGTTCGCAGTCCGCGGCGGGCTGGTCGATCTTTTCCCGCCTGGCACGCCCGAGCCGCTGCGCCTCGACCTGTTCGGCGACACGCTCGAAGCGATCCGTTCCTTCGATCCGATGAGCCAGCGCTCGACGGGCGAGCGCGATCTGGTCGTGCTTCTGCCCGTGAGCGAAGTGCTGCTCACGCGCGACAGCATCGCGCGGTTCCGCAGCGGCTATCGCGAGCTGTTCGGCAATGTCGCCGGCGAGGATGTGCTCTACGAGGCCGTGTCCGCCGGCCAGCGCCATGTCGGCATGGAGCACTGGCTGCCTCTGTTTCACGAACGGATGGAGACGATCCTCGATTACTGCCCCGGAGCGATCATCACGAACGATCATCAGCTCAGGGAGGCGCTCGAGGCGCGGCACGAGCTGATCGTCGACTACTACGAGGCGCGCCAGAAGACCGGCGCCAAGGGCGGCATGAGCGGCGGCGCGGACTACAAGCCGATGCCGCCGGAGCGACTCTATCTCAAGCCATCGCAGTGGGAAGCCCTGCTGGAGAACCACAGCGTCGTCCAGTTCACGAGCTTCGATGCGCCGCCCGAGGCCGCCGATGCCATCGATCTGGGCGGGCGGCGCCACGACGGCTTCGCCAAGGCCCGCACCACCCAAGGCGTCAACCTGTTCGACGAGGTTGCCGAGCACATCAAGGCGGCCAACGAGTCGGGGCGGCGTGTTCTGATCGCCAGCTACACTGAAGGGTCGGCGGCGCGCCTGCAGCATCTCCTGCAGGAACATGGCGCGACGACGCCCGTTCCGGTGAACGACTATGCGACAGTGCTGGGCCTGCCGCCTGGTGCAGTCGGCGTCGCGGTCTGGCCTCTGGAGCACGGTTTCATCCTCGACGGGCTGGAAGTCGTCGGCGAGGAGGACATCCTGGGCGACCGGCTCTCCCGGCCGGCCAGGAAGCGCCGCCCCTCGGAGCGGTTCATCGCCGAGGCCTCCGCGCTCAGCGACGGTGATCTCGTCGTGCATCGCGAGCACGGCGTCGGGCGCTACGAAGGGCTGGTCACGCTCGAGATCCAGAATGCGCGCCACGACTGCCTGCGGCTCACCTACGAGGGTGGCGACAAGCTCTTCGTGCCGGTCGAGAACATCGACGTGCTGAGCCGCTACGGAAATGCGGAGGAGGGCGCCCAGCTCGATCGGCTGGGCGGCGTCGCCTGGCAGTCACGCAAGGCCAGGCTCAAGCAGCGCATCGCCGACATGGCCGACCGGCTGATCCGGATCGCCGCCGAGCGCGCCGTCCAGCGCGGCGAGACGATGAGCCCGCCGGAAGGACTCTACGACGAGTTCTGCGCCCGCTTCCCCTACGCCGAGACCGACGACCAGCTGCAGGCGATCGCCGACGTGATCGACGATCTCGGGTCCGGCAAGCCGATGGATCGCCTGGTTTGCGGTGACGTCGGCTTCGGCAAGACCGAAGTGGCGTTGCGCGCCGCTTTCGTGGCGGCGATGTCGGGCAAGCAGGTGGCCGTCATCGGGCCGACGACGCTCTTGGCGCGACAGCATCACCGGACCTTCGTCGAGCGCTTCGAGGGCATGCCGCTCAGGATCGGGCGGCTGTCGCGTCTGGTGAGCGCCAAGGAAGCGAAGGAGACCAAGGCGGGGCTGAAGGAGGGCACGGTCGATATCGTGGTCGGCACGCATGCGCTCCTCGCCAAAAGCATCGAGTTCAAGGATCTCGGCCTGCTCATCGTGGACGAGGAGCAGCATTTCGGCGTCGCCCACAAGGAGCGGCTGAAGGAGCTGCGGGCCGATGTCCATGTGCTGACCCTCACCGCCACGCCCATCCCGCGCACCCTGCAACTGGCTTTGACCGGCGTGCGCGACATGAGCCTGATCGCCACGCCACCGGTGGATCGCCTGGCCGTGCGCACTTTCGTGACGCCGTTCGACCCGGTCACGGTCCGCGAGGCGCTGTTACGCGAGCAGTATCGCGGCGGGCAGAGCTTCTATGTCTGCCCGCGCATCGAGGATCTCGCGGGTGTCGCCGAGCAGTTGCGCGAGCTGGTGCCCGAGATCCGCATGGGCATGGCCCACGGTCGCCTGTCAGCCACCGCGATCGAGAACACGATGCAGGATTTCGTCGACGGCAAGTTCGATGTCCTGTTGTCGACCAACATCGTGGAAAGCGGGCTAGACATCCGCAACGCCAACACGATGATCATCCACCGCGCCGACATGTTCGGCCTGGCGCAGCTCTACCAGCTCCGGGGCCGCATCGGTCGCGGCAAGACCCGGGCCTATGCCTATCTCACCGTGCCGCCGGGCCGGGCGTTGAACGAGGCGGCGTCGAAGCGGCTCGAGGTGATGCAGACGCTCGACACGCTGGGCGCCGGCTTCCAGCTCGCGAGCCACGACCTCGACATCCGGGGCGCCGGCAATCTCCTGGGCGAGGAGCAGTCCGGCCATATCCGCGAGGTCGGCATCGAGCTCTACCAGCAGCTCCTCGAGGAGGCCGTGGCGTCCGCGCGCGGTCGCGCGCAGGAGGCGGCACGGGCCGAATGGTCGCCGCAGCTCAATCTCGGCATTCCCGTCCTGATTCCCGAAGAGTACGTCGCCGACCTTTCCGTCCGCATGGGGCTCTACCGGCGGCTCGGCAGCCTGACCAGCCAGGACGACATCGATGCCTTTGCCGCCGAGCTGGTGGACCGCTTCGGCAAGATGCCGCCCGAGGCCGAGTTCCTGCTGAAGACCGTGTCGCTGAAGCTCCTGTGTCGCGCCGCCTCGGTCGAGAAGATCGATGCGGGCGAGAAGGCCGTCGTCTTCAGCTTCCACGACAACAGGTTCCCCAAGCCCGACCGCCTGATCGGCTGGATCCAGAAGAACGCGCCTCTGGTCAAGGCGAGGCCCGACCAGCGCGTGATCGTGCAGCGCGTCTGGCCGGACGAGCGCCAGCGGCTTTCCGGCGTGACCGGGATCGTTTCCGCGATGGCGAAGCTCGCGGCTTGA
- a CDS encoding succinate dehydrogenase assembly factor 2, whose protein sequence is MGEALELETRRKRLLYRSVYRGNKENDILLGQFARAHIAEFGAVELDQYERLLEVGDNEIFDWVAGRVPVPPEADTPVLRRFLAFRVRF, encoded by the coding sequence ATGGGCGAAGCTCTCGAACTGGAGACGCGGCGCAAGCGTTTGCTCTATCGCAGTGTCTATCGCGGCAACAAGGAGAACGACATTCTCCTTGGCCAGTTCGCACGCGCCCACATCGCCGAATTCGGCGCCGTCGAGCTCGACCAGTACGAGCGGCTGCTCGAGGTCGGCGACAACGAGATCTTCGACTGGGTCGCCGGCAGGGTGCCCGTGCCGCCGGAGGCCGACACGCCGGTGCTGCGCCGGTTCCTGGCGTTCCGTGTGAGGTTCTGA
- a CDS encoding TetR family transcriptional regulator: MPVSAARKARTRAEIFEHAARLFRLRGYAGTNIDDIMLAAGLTRGAFYAHFRSKGDLFAEVILAGHGLLAAVRASDAETALALYLDKAALAANAQACTLASLPGDVARAPMAARLAYANILYALIGELARGRRGRRLDADATTVAILAVGALALARACGDTRLRDWLLRCARRAALPLLKPRASPSRKRSRSRRKAAGARPARRAARSRAGRASP; encoded by the coding sequence GTGCCCGTCAGCGCCGCACGCAAGGCCCGCACCAGGGCCGAGATCTTCGAGCATGCCGCCCGCCTGTTCCGGTTGCGCGGCTATGCCGGCACCAACATCGACGACATCATGCTGGCGGCCGGCCTCACGCGCGGCGCCTTCTATGCCCACTTCAGGTCGAAGGGCGATCTTTTTGCCGAAGTGATCCTCGCCGGGCACGGCCTGCTGGCCGCGGTGCGCGCCTCGGATGCGGAGACGGCCCTCGCCCTCTACCTCGACAAGGCGGCGCTTGCGGCCAATGCCCAGGCATGCACGCTGGCGTCGCTCCCGGGCGACGTCGCTCGCGCGCCGATGGCGGCGCGTCTGGCCTATGCCAACATCCTCTACGCCCTGATCGGAGAGCTGGCCCGCGGCCGGCGAGGACGCCGGCTCGATGCCGATGCGACCACCGTGGCCATCCTGGCCGTCGGAGCGCTCGCCCTGGCCCGCGCCTGCGGCGACACGCGGCTCAGGGATTGGTTGCTGCGCTGCGCCAGGCGGGCGGCGCTCCCGCTTCTCAAGCCGCGAGCTTCGCCATCGCGGAAACGATCCCGGTCACGCCGGAAAGCCGCTGGCGCTCGTCCGGCCAGACGCGCTGCACGATCACGCGCTGGTCGGGCCTCGCCTTGA